A portion of the Magnolia sinica isolate HGM2019 chromosome 17, MsV1, whole genome shotgun sequence genome contains these proteins:
- the LOC131231712 gene encoding protein EIN4-like isoform X2 has translation MLRKFVHGLLIFSLLLSVSAAVTGYTNCNCDDDGLWAVESILKCQKVSDLLIALAYFSIPIELGYFVSCTNLPFKWVLGQFIAFIVLCGLTHLCAAWVYEPHSFHLMLALTVFKLLTALVSCATSITLVTMIPLLLRVMVREVFLKKKTRELDREVGMMKKQEEASWHVRMLTQEIRKSLDRHTILYTTLVEMSKTLALQNCAVWMPNEERTEMNLTYELKQRSVSNLSIPINDPDVQEIKGSKGVKVLRPDSALGLASSGGDAEPGAVAAIRMPMLRVSNFKGGTPEVVQACYALLVLVLPGADARAWSFQELEIIEVVADQVAVALSHAAVLEESQLMREKLAEQNRALQQARKNAMMASQARNSFQKVMSQGMRRPMHSISGLLSMIQQENLGPDQRLIVDTMVKTSSVVSTLINDVMDISTMDNGRLSLEMRSFRLHSMIKEAACLAKCMCVRGGFGFGVQIDNTLPDLVIGDEKRIFQVILHMVGNVLNGCDDGGFMTFRVTTESESGSGQNQRWVPWRPNSSAGSARVKFEIRINSSHDEASNPLVVQLPGRPVSDRIEQDLRFSMCKKLVQMMQGNIWVVPNSRGLAESMTLVLRFQPPARGHEPGGSSDHPPSYSLFRGLKILVADDDDVNRSVTRKLLEKLGCHVSAVASGFDCLSAIAVAGAPFQVVLLDLHMPEMDGFEVAMRIRKYRSGSWPLIVALTASTDDDVWERCLQIGMNGIIRKPVLLQGMRDELRRVLLQASQGVGGGS, from the exons ATGTTAAGAAAATTTGTACATGGGCTGTTGATTTTCTCCCTTCTTCTATCTGTTTCTGCCGCCGTCACTGGCTACACCAACTGCAACTGTGACGACGATGGTCTTTGGGCCGTCGAGAGCATCCTGAAATGCCAGAAGGTCAGCGATCTGTTGATCGCGCTGGCCTACTTCTCGATCCCCATTGAGCTCGGGTACTTTGTCAGCTGCACGAATCTGCCGTTCAAATGGGTCCTCGGCCAGTTCATAGCATTCATCGTCCTCTGTGGGTTGACACACCTGTGCGCCGCGTGGGTCTACGAGCCGCATTCGTTCCACCTGATGCTGGCACTTACTGTCTTCAAGCTACTCACGGCGCTGGTTTCGTGTGCCACATCGATTACGCTCGTGACAATGATCCCTCTCCTGCTGCGGGTGATGGTGCGGGAGGTCTTCCTGAAGAAGAAGACCCGCGAGCTGGATCGGGAGGTTGGGATGATGAAGAAGCAGGAGGAGGCAAGCTGGCATGTCCGGATGCTGACACAGGAGATTCGGAAGTCACTCGATAGGCATACCATCTTGTACACCACCTTGGTGGAGATGTCAAAGACATTGGCCTTGCAGAACTGTGCTGTTTGGATGCCGAATGAGGAGCGGACGGAGATGAATCTTACCTATGAGTTGAAACAGAGGAGCGTGTCGAATCTCTCAATACCGATCAATGATCCGGACGTGCAGGAGATCAAGGGAAGCAAGGGAGTGAAGGTCCTGCGGCCGGACTCCGCACTAGGACTGGCGAGCAGTGGCGGGGATGCTGAGCCAGGGGCTGTGGCAGCGATCCGAATGCCGATGCTCAGGGTATCGAATTTCAAAGGTGGGACCCCAGAAGTGGTGCAGGCATGCTATGCGCTACTGGTTTTGGTGCTCCCAGGCGCTGATGCAAGAGCATGGAGCTTTCAGGAACTGGAGATCATTGAGGTGGTCGCTGATCAGGTTGCTGTTGCTCTCTCCCACGCTGCAGTTTTGGAGGAATCTCAGCTGATGAGGGAGAAGCTGGCGGAGCAGAACCGTGCGTTGCAGCAGGCCAGGAAAAATGCTATGATGGCAAGCCAAGCGAGGAACTCATTCCAAAAGGTTATGAGCCAAGGAATGAGGCGGCCAATGCACTCCATCTCTGGGTTGTTGTCGATGATCCAGCAAGAGAATCTGGGGCCCGATCAGAGGCTCATTGTTGATACGATGGTGAAAACGAGCAGTGTTGTCTCCACCTTGATAAATGATGTGATGGATATTTCAACAATGGATAATGGGAGGTTGTCCTTGGAGATGAGGTCCTTCCGGCTACATTCCATGATCAAGGAAGCAGCCTGCCTTGCAAAGTGCATGTGCGTTCGTGGGGGTTTTGGTTTTGGGGTTCAGATCGATAACACATTGCCAGATTTGGTGATTGGTGACGAAAAACGGATTTTTCAGGTGATACTGCATATGGTTGGGAATGTATTGAATGGGTGTGATGATGGAGGGTTTATGACATTTCGGGTCACCACCGAGAGCGAAAGTGGGTCCGGGCaaaatcagaggtgggtcccGTGGAGGCCGAACTCCTCTGCTGGATCTGCTCGCGTGAAGTTTGAAATCAGGATTAACAGTTCTCATGACGAGGCCTCAAACCCGTTGGTTGTACAGCTTCCAGGGAGACCTGTCAGTGATAGAATTGAGCAGGATCTCAGGTTCAGCATGTGCAAGAAGCTCGTGCAG ATGATGCAAGGGAACATCTGGGTGGTTCCAAACTCTCGAGGCCTTGCAGAGAGCATGACACTCGTCCTCAGATTCCAACCCCCAGCAAGAGGCCATGAGCCAGGAGGATCCTCAGACCATCCACCTTCCTACTCCCTCTTCAGAGGCCTTAAAATCCTAGTGGCTGATGACGACGATGTTAACCGGTCCGTCACCCGCAAGCTGCTCGAGAAGCTGGGTTGCCATGTCTCCGCTGTTGCATCTGGGTTTGATTGCCTGAGCGCGATTGCTGTTGCCGGGGCCCCATTCCAGGTTGTCCTCCTGGACCTCCACATGCCCGAGATGGATGGCTTCGAGGTTGCAATGAGAATCCGCAAGTACCGGAGCGGGAGCTGGCCACTGATTGTGGCCCTGACTGCGAGCACGGACGATGATGTGTGGGAGCGGTGCCTGCAGATCGGGATGAATGGGATCATCCGGAAACCTGTTTTGCTCCAAGGGATGAGGGACGAGCTTCGGAGGGTCCTACTACAGGCGAGCCAAGGCGTCGGAGGAGGATCCTAG
- the LOC131231712 gene encoding protein EIN4-like isoform X1, producing the protein MLRKFVHGLLIFSLLLSVSAAVTGYTNCNCDDDGLWAVESILKCQKVSDLLIALAYFSIPIELGYFVSCTNLPFKWVLGQFIAFIVLCGLTHLCAAWVYEPHSFHLMLALTVFKLLTALVSCATSITLVTMIPLLLRVMVREVFLKKKTRELDREVGMMKKQEEASWHVRMLTQEIRKSLDRHTILYTTLVEMSKTLALQNCAVWMPNEERTEMNLTYELKQRSVSNLSIPINDPDVQEIKGSKGVKVLRPDSALGLASSGGDAEPGAVAAIRMPMLRVSNFKGGTPEVVQACYALLVLVLPGADARAWSFQELEIIEVVADQVAVALSHAAVLEESQLMREKLAEQNRALQQARKNAMMASQARNSFQKVMSQGMRRPMHSISGLLSMIQQENLGPDQRLIVDTMVKTSSVVSTLINDVMDISTMDNGRLSLEMRSFRLHSMIKEAACLAKCMCVRGGFGFGVQIDNTLPDLVIGDEKRIFQVILHMVGNVLNGCDDGGFMTFRVTTESESGSGQNQRWVPWRPNSSAGSARVKFEIRINSSHDEASNPLVVQLPGRPVSDRIEQDLRFSMCKKLVQQMMQGNIWVVPNSRGLAESMTLVLRFQPPARGHEPGGSSDHPPSYSLFRGLKILVADDDDVNRSVTRKLLEKLGCHVSAVASGFDCLSAIAVAGAPFQVVLLDLHMPEMDGFEVAMRIRKYRSGSWPLIVALTASTDDDVWERCLQIGMNGIIRKPVLLQGMRDELRRVLLQASQGVGGGS; encoded by the exons ATGTTAAGAAAATTTGTACATGGGCTGTTGATTTTCTCCCTTCTTCTATCTGTTTCTGCCGCCGTCACTGGCTACACCAACTGCAACTGTGACGACGATGGTCTTTGGGCCGTCGAGAGCATCCTGAAATGCCAGAAGGTCAGCGATCTGTTGATCGCGCTGGCCTACTTCTCGATCCCCATTGAGCTCGGGTACTTTGTCAGCTGCACGAATCTGCCGTTCAAATGGGTCCTCGGCCAGTTCATAGCATTCATCGTCCTCTGTGGGTTGACACACCTGTGCGCCGCGTGGGTCTACGAGCCGCATTCGTTCCACCTGATGCTGGCACTTACTGTCTTCAAGCTACTCACGGCGCTGGTTTCGTGTGCCACATCGATTACGCTCGTGACAATGATCCCTCTCCTGCTGCGGGTGATGGTGCGGGAGGTCTTCCTGAAGAAGAAGACCCGCGAGCTGGATCGGGAGGTTGGGATGATGAAGAAGCAGGAGGAGGCAAGCTGGCATGTCCGGATGCTGACACAGGAGATTCGGAAGTCACTCGATAGGCATACCATCTTGTACACCACCTTGGTGGAGATGTCAAAGACATTGGCCTTGCAGAACTGTGCTGTTTGGATGCCGAATGAGGAGCGGACGGAGATGAATCTTACCTATGAGTTGAAACAGAGGAGCGTGTCGAATCTCTCAATACCGATCAATGATCCGGACGTGCAGGAGATCAAGGGAAGCAAGGGAGTGAAGGTCCTGCGGCCGGACTCCGCACTAGGACTGGCGAGCAGTGGCGGGGATGCTGAGCCAGGGGCTGTGGCAGCGATCCGAATGCCGATGCTCAGGGTATCGAATTTCAAAGGTGGGACCCCAGAAGTGGTGCAGGCATGCTATGCGCTACTGGTTTTGGTGCTCCCAGGCGCTGATGCAAGAGCATGGAGCTTTCAGGAACTGGAGATCATTGAGGTGGTCGCTGATCAGGTTGCTGTTGCTCTCTCCCACGCTGCAGTTTTGGAGGAATCTCAGCTGATGAGGGAGAAGCTGGCGGAGCAGAACCGTGCGTTGCAGCAGGCCAGGAAAAATGCTATGATGGCAAGCCAAGCGAGGAACTCATTCCAAAAGGTTATGAGCCAAGGAATGAGGCGGCCAATGCACTCCATCTCTGGGTTGTTGTCGATGATCCAGCAAGAGAATCTGGGGCCCGATCAGAGGCTCATTGTTGATACGATGGTGAAAACGAGCAGTGTTGTCTCCACCTTGATAAATGATGTGATGGATATTTCAACAATGGATAATGGGAGGTTGTCCTTGGAGATGAGGTCCTTCCGGCTACATTCCATGATCAAGGAAGCAGCCTGCCTTGCAAAGTGCATGTGCGTTCGTGGGGGTTTTGGTTTTGGGGTTCAGATCGATAACACATTGCCAGATTTGGTGATTGGTGACGAAAAACGGATTTTTCAGGTGATACTGCATATGGTTGGGAATGTATTGAATGGGTGTGATGATGGAGGGTTTATGACATTTCGGGTCACCACCGAGAGCGAAAGTGGGTCCGGGCaaaatcagaggtgggtcccGTGGAGGCCGAACTCCTCTGCTGGATCTGCTCGCGTGAAGTTTGAAATCAGGATTAACAGTTCTCATGACGAGGCCTCAAACCCGTTGGTTGTACAGCTTCCAGGGAGACCTGTCAGTGATAGAATTGAGCAGGATCTCAGGTTCAGCATGTGCAAGAAGCTCGTGCAG CAGATGATGCAAGGGAACATCTGGGTGGTTCCAAACTCTCGAGGCCTTGCAGAGAGCATGACACTCGTCCTCAGATTCCAACCCCCAGCAAGAGGCCATGAGCCAGGAGGATCCTCAGACCATCCACCTTCCTACTCCCTCTTCAGAGGCCTTAAAATCCTAGTGGCTGATGACGACGATGTTAACCGGTCCGTCACCCGCAAGCTGCTCGAGAAGCTGGGTTGCCATGTCTCCGCTGTTGCATCTGGGTTTGATTGCCTGAGCGCGATTGCTGTTGCCGGGGCCCCATTCCAGGTTGTCCTCCTGGACCTCCACATGCCCGAGATGGATGGCTTCGAGGTTGCAATGAGAATCCGCAAGTACCGGAGCGGGAGCTGGCCACTGATTGTGGCCCTGACTGCGAGCACGGACGATGATGTGTGGGAGCGGTGCCTGCAGATCGGGATGAATGGGATCATCCGGAAACCTGTTTTGCTCCAAGGGATGAGGGACGAGCTTCGGAGGGTCCTACTACAGGCGAGCCAAGGCGTCGGAGGAGGATCCTAG